ATCGCATCGGAATTATAAAAAGCAGGTTGACCCCAACCTTTACGGGAAATTTTTACTGCTTCGCGAAGGAATTTTTCAGGGGTCTTCTTGGAAATCTGCACATTGGAACTGGGCTGAAGCAGCTTCATTTCATCCATCACTTCGAGGATCAAATAGCTGACATCACTAACACCGGTAGTTCCATCCCGACGCAGTGCGCCGGTATTGATGTTGCAGAAATCAGTATAAGTGGCACTTTCTTTCAGCGTAATACCCACTTTGGGCGGCGCCGGCTGATTATTAAACTGAATCCAAAGACTTTCCAGAATTTCGCGAGCATCGTCACGGGTAATGCGCCCTTCCTCGATATCTTTCTTGTAAAACGGCTCCAGATGCTGATCCAGCTTTCCGGGAGAATATGCGTCCCAGTTGTTCATCTCCACTGTAACACCAATATGGGTAAACCAGTACATCTGCACTGCCTGGCGGAACGTCTTCGGAGCGTACTTCGGCACAACATCACAGACCTCAGCCAGTTCAAGGAGCTCTTTCTTCCATTGAGGATCCTGTTCCGTTTGGGCCATTTCACGCGCCTGGGCTGCATAGCGCTCACCCATGCGAATCATTCCCTCACAGACCAGCTTCATCCCTTCCAGCTCATCACGCTTATGCAACGCTTCCAGATCGTTATTGTAATCCAGACTGTCTATTTGCTTCTGAATGTCGTCGATGAAATCCGCATAGCCCTTTTTATAAATTTTTCCATCCGCTACGGTGTGCCCGGGGCCACGCTGCATTAAAAATTCAGTGTACAGCCCCGCATCAAACAGCTTATGCCACTCGTCTGGCAAAAGCTTGTTAATCTTGCTCATCATAGAGCGGTCTTTCCAATAAGGTATAATAACCTCTCTCTGAATACGCTTATCTTCTTCCGAAACCTTAAAGAATACCTTTTTGCGGTCATTCATATTATCAAAATCCTGCATAGTATGGCAGCAAAGTTCCGGAAAAGTCGGCGCAGCGCTGGGTTTGTGTCCTTTTTCTCCTACAATAATGGAACCTTTTTCAAGGTACAGCGTGCGGTGTTCCATAATATAGAGAAACGCTAGCCCCCGAAGGACCGGAACAGAAACGCTTCCTTCATATTTCTTATATGCCTCCGTGAGCAAAACCGCACGTTCCATCGAAATGCATGGTTTGCTCTGTACGCTGATCTGCCGCAGCCGACGAATACGCTCGGTAGAACCCCTGCGGGTCCTTTCCGCCTTATCCGACCTTGGCTTTACTGCTACCGCAACAGAACTATTTGTTTTTGTCACAGCCATGATAACAACCTCCCTTTCATGGTTTTTATTTTATTTGGACTGATTGAGCCGTTATCCGCCGATATTTACGCAATAACCGGCACTTTTGAAAAAAGACTGAATTTTTTCCACGGTCTTTTCGTTAGGTTTCTCAAAATTCTGTGTGCAATATCGCCCAAGCTTTTTATATTTATCTCTGCCAAAATCATGGTATGGCAATAAAGTGATTCTTTCAACGGCGATTGCCTGCTCTTGCAGCCACTGCCAAATTCCATGAATTAACTCATCGCTTGTATTGACACCATCTACCAAAATCAACCGTAAATCGATCCGTGCCCCTTGATCGCTTAAATATTTGAGATTGTCTAAAATCAATTGATTGGGTACCCCAACATATTTTTCATGCCGCAGAGAGTCAATACATTTTAAATCATAAAGAAATAAATCTGTATAAGGAAGAATGCGGGCAAAATTTTCCTTGGGTGCATATCCGCAGGTATCAATTACTACGGAAATACCAACCCTTTGTAGTTCTCTGCATAATGTTTCCACATAATCCATATCCTGAGTCATCACCTCACCACCTGAAAGCGTGACGCCTCCCCCAGATTGATCATAGAATATTTGATCTGCCTGAACCTGCTTCACAAGTTCGGGAATCGAGTAGTACTGCCCGATCTGTTCTTTTTTTTCGTCTTTATCAAGCATGGGTTCCACCTGGTATCTCTGGCCTTCTGGATTGTGACACCATAAACAGCGCAGCGGACAGCCTTTAAAGAAAATAGTTGTTCGAATACCAGGTCCGTCGTGAATGGAAAATTTCTGAATGTTAAATATGCAGGGCGTATTCATTGCCACAGAACCTCCTTTAATCGCTCAAAAGTTGTTTTATTGAGCCGTTTTGTTAGTAAAAATCTGATCCTGTTGAAATTCATTGGTGCAACTTCAATGAGCCATTAAGATTGGTTGTTATCTGATTAGAAGAGAAAGCCACGGTGCAGAACACCGTGGCAGTCAATCCTCACACGAATACTATCCGATAAACTCCGTTACAGATTTCAACTGCATGAAATTCTGCAGATAATCTTTTGTTCCTGTCTTTGCATCGGTACCAGACATATTAAAACCACCAAATGGATTCTGCTGTACAACGGCAGCTGTGCATTTCCGGTTGAAATAAAGGTTTCCAACATCAAACTTTTCTGCCGCTTCCTCAAGGTGTTCCTTATTTTTTGAATACACAGCGCCCGTCAGCCCATACATGGTTCCATTTGCGACCTGCATTGCTTCTTCGTAATTCGATACTTTAATGACAGCCAGAACTGGCCCGAAGATTTCTTCCTGCGCAATCCGATCAGTCGGTTTAATATCTTTGATAATAGTTGGCTGAATATAAAAGCCTTCGCGGTCATCATATGTACCGCCACAAACTAGCTTGCCTTCCTTTTTTCCGATCTCGATATACTTGACAATCCCGTTGTATGCTTTCTGACTGATGACCGGCCCCATCGGCATATTTTCACATCCGGGTCCCTGCTGAAGCTCGCTGGTCTTCTCCACCAATTTTTGCACCAGTTTGTCATAAACTTTGTCCAGCACAATCGCACGCGAACATGCGGAGCACTTTTGTCCCTGGAAAGAAAATGCTGAATTGACAATTCCCTCGGCGGCTTGATCCAGATCTGCTGAATCATCGACAATAATTCCATTCTTGCCGCCCATCTCTGCAATAACGCGCTTAATCCAGATTTGTCCTTCACTCATTTCCGCGGCCATTTGGTTAATATGCAATCCAACTTCCTTGGAGCCTGTAAAATCGATAAACCGGGTTTTCGGATGCTTCACAAGAGCTTCACCCAAAACAGAACCGGAGCCCGGCAGGAAATTGACAACCCCATTGGGAAGCCCGCTGTCCTGAAGAATTCTCATAAACTGATAGGCTACAATCGGCGTATCGCTCGCAGGTTTCATTGTAATCGTATTTCCGGTGATAATCGCGCCGCCGACCATTCCAACCATCAACGAGAACGGGAAATTCCATGGGGTCACTGCAACACCTGCACCAATTGGAATATACTTACAAACACGCTTTTCATCGCTGCTTTGCAGCACATCGAGACCTTTGTCAAGTTCCAAAATAGATTTGATATCAGCATTAAGAAAGTCAATCGCCTCACAGACTTCGCCGTCTGCTTCGCCCCAATTTTTGCCGCTCTCTTCAATCATCCATGCGTTAATTTCCATGCGGCGCTCCTGGAACAGCTTTATAATTTTCTGAACATAAGAAACACGCTGCTCCACAGAGGTATATTTCCAAGTTTCAAAAGCTTTCACTGCACTTTCAACCGCCTGATTGGCATGTTCCGTAGTTCCCTTTGCTGCATACCCAATCACTTCCGCTTTTTTGGAAGGATTGATGGAAGTGATGACATCGTCTGTAAAGATTTCTTTTCCATTAATAATCAGAGGGCAGCGAATCCCCTCCTGCGATTTGACTTTTTTCAGGGCGTTTTCCATTGCAGCCTTATTTTCAGGCAATGCAAAATCTTTTTCCACTTCATTGACAAATGTGAACTTCATTAAAAACACTCCTTCTCTAGATGATCGTTAATTGTACATTCATAAAGGTAATTGAAAGAGATCACAATAATTTCATTAAAATGAATTTATTATCATCAAATTTCACATTCATTATAATATAGTATGTTAAGAGATGCAATATGTGAAAAAATATTTTTTTGCTTTTTTCTATTTAATTTTACGAAAATATTTTTATAATGGGTTTCCATTAAAATATGTTTCCGTTTCCAGCTTTCGCTTTTCCACGCACCGCATCACTTCTAATATTAAAGAGCCACGAAACGGTTCTGTTTCGGGGCTCTTTATTTCTTTATACCGGCTTTAGGGAAGCGTTGCTTCCTTCAACAAGTACAAGTCAAACCGCCATAGATTAAAAACTACAGCTCGATCAACTCATGTGTTGTACTAATCATGTTCTCATAGCCGTCTTTAGTAATCAAAATCTGATCTTCAATGCGAACGCCGCCCCAGTTTGGAATATAAATTCCCGGTTCAATCGTCCGGACGTTTCCTTCCTCAAGCACTGTTTCATAATTTGGACCCATAAATGGCATCTCATGAACAAAAAGGCCAACTCCATGGCCGATTCCAGTGTAATGATAAGGCAGGTATTCAGTGTTTTCGATGGCACGAATGGAAGCCTTGTATACATCCTTGACAGGAACCCCGGCTTTCATCTCTGCGAGCGCATCTTCTACCATCCGTTTTTCCAAAGCGTACACTTCACGCTGCTTGGCGTCTGGCTTTCCAACAATTACAGTTCTTGTCATGTCGGACATATAGCCCTTATATTGACAGCCAAAATCCATCAAAACAAAGTCACCGTATTCCACAGCCTTTTCTGACGGAATTCCATGCAGCAAAGAAGTTCTTGCGCCGGAAATTAGGATGTTTCCATAAGGCTGTGTGTCGGCACCTTCCAACACCATGTACAGTGAAAGTTTAGCAGCCAATTCCTTTTCCGTGACTCCGACACGGATGTCTTTGAGCAGGCGTTCAAATACACGGCACGAAATGTCACAGGCAACACGCTGATACTGAATCTCCTGAGGAGTTTTAATTGAGCGCATTTTTTCTACTACATCAGTTGTAGGAACCAGCTCCGTCTTAACTACCTTGCTGAATTCCAGATACTGCCCGTAATTGAGGCCGTCTGCTTCGAATCCAATGTGTTTCAGCCCATGCTTTTCACTTAAAAACTCCACTGCATCGCCTAGTGACTTGCCTGGCTTACGCCAAACATAAATTTCAAAATTGGGGCATTCTATGCTGGCTTGTTCGGTATAGCGCAGATCGGTCAAAAAATATTGTTTCTCTTTTGTGATAAATAAGTAGGAATCCGCTCCTGTAAACTCGCTAATATAGCGAACATTTTCCCTTTTTGCAAAGAAAAATCCGTCCAGCCCATTCTTTTCCATGTACGCAAGCAGCTTTTCGACCATAATTCCAGCTTCCTTTCATCTATTATGTATATTGATATCTGCTTTGCAGCTTTAGCTGTCTATGCTGGGGTTCTCAACAACCTTTTCTCCTCCAAGGTAAACACTTAAAACATGGCTCAGAGCGGTAATATCCACAGATGCGTCACCTTTGACAACAAGGACATCCGCTTCAAGGCCTTTCTCAAGCTTTCCGGTAACATTGCTCAGTCCCAAAACCCGCGCAGGATTGGCAGTTGCCGTCTGGATTGCCTGAAGAGGTGTGATTCCATACTGAACCATATAACCAAGTTCGAGGTCAATCGGCAGTGGAGGAGCACCGTACAAAACCATGTCGGTGCCGGCAAGAACCGTAATGCCTGTATCATAAAACTTTTTGAAATTATCCCGGTAAGCAAAGGCTGCTGGCTTAAAATAAGCGATATCATGCATTGCGCGTGCAGCGATCGGATTATCGGAATTTGATTTGTTTTCTTTCAGCTGACGCTCGCAGAACTCATAGAGATAAGTGTAAGCTGTAATGGTTGGCGTCCAAGCCTGGCCGTTTTTCACCATCTGTTCTGCCTGAGCCAACGTCATAAAGGTTCCATGCTCAATGGTATCAAATCCGGCATCAATGCACATCTGAATGGCAATAGGAGTACCGGCGTGAACCGCGGTCTTCACATTGCGGCGATGGCATTCGTCAACAGCGGCATTCAATTCCTCCTGCGTAAACTCAGGCACATCTGTACGGTTGCTGGTAAGGATCTTAATCCAATCAGCTCCATCGCGCAGCTGCCGCCGAATCACAGACCGGAGATTCCACGGACCGTCCACTTCTTCCTCGCCGTCTTCATGCCCATGCCCTCCCGTCATGCAGATTCCGGAATCCGCATGAATAATGCGGGGAGCTTTTAGATATCCAAGCTGTGATGCCATGCGCAGACGTTTTAAAAGGCCATGGGGAGCCGCACCAAGATCACGGACCGTGGTAACTCCTTTTGAAAGTGCCAATGACGCCTGTTTTTGAGCATAATAGGCAATGAGAAAATCATCATATTCTTGTTGATTCGGCTGGCTGAAATAGTATCCCATGTGCTCATGCATGTCGAACAAGCCCGGCAAAATGGTCGCTTCACCGTAATCAATCACTTTCTCCCCGGGATTCTGCTCTTTCACCTGGGATGCGGGTCCCATGTCACAGATTTTTCCGTTTTGAATCTTGATTGCCGCATTCTGAAGCGAAGTTTTTCCATCGCCAGTAACCAAATGTTTAGCCTGAATAATCATGATAAAACCTCCTTACGAAATTAAATGTAAATAGTTTTTATCTTTACAGCTTCATTAAGCTTTTAGCTTTTTAAAAGTCTCATCCAGCCTGAACGTTATCAATTGGCTCTTCTTTTGTCTCAATGATCTTCTGCATTTTCTTATGGAAGATCCACAGCGAAATTCCCAACAGAGCAGTAACTCCTCCGATAATGGCAAAATACTGTGCCTCATGTCCTGGCGTATAAAAGTTTACAGCGAGAGAACTCAACCCAGCTCCCGTAGACTGACCCAGTTTCCAAACCGTTACCATCTGCGCAGTGAAAGCGGTAGGAGCTAAAAGGGTAGCAGTTGAAAAGCCGACTGGTGACGTCATCGCTTCGCCCCAGATATTGAGTACATAGAACATAATCAGCCAAAGCGGGCTCACTTTCACATTTGCAGGGAAAAGTGTATAAGGAATCACCATAAACAGAGCGCTCGCCCCATAAAAAACAGTACCGACTCCAAATTTCAATGTTGTAGACGGTTGACGGCTACCCATCTTAGTCCACAGCCAGCTCACGACACTGCCGAAAATGACGGCGAGAACTGCAGGAACTGTTTGGAACGAAGCCGGTGTCATCGTCCATGGGCCAAGCTGGAGGTTAACTCTCTGGTCTGCGTAGATTGCCAAGATGCTGGTCGACTGAAACCAAACCATCATATTGAAACAGTTACAGGCAAACAGCCACAGAAACGGCCATAGTCTTTTGGCCTCAACACGTGTTGTTTTCTTACTGGTCATAATAATGGCGATATAAGCCAACGGAATAAAGATGCTGACTGTGCTTACTACATTGCAGAATACTTTTACGGAAACAGCACCTGTCGCAAACAGAGTTATAATGGTTCCGAAAAGGACAACCAGAGTAATAAAAAATTGAAGCAGAAGCTTTTTCTTTTTGTTGGCGGGAGCAGGGTCATCGGGTTTGGTTCCGACATCTCCAAATAATTTATCAGAGGTCAAAAGGTAAATTACAAGGCCAACGCCCTGAAGGATTCCTGCAAACAAAAAGCCTACGTTGTAGTTAAAGAGCATTGCCAGCGCGCCAGTAATCATTGGTGCTATCGCTCCGACATTATTCATAATGTACATGATACTGAATCCACTGTCACGCCGGGTATCCGTTTTTCCATACAGCTTGCCAGCCAAAGCATACAAGCTGCTGCCCATGCTCATGGAAGCAATCAGCAGAACCAGCTGACTGATCAGATACAAAGTCTTCCCGCCAGCCGGAATCGCTAGAAGCAGATAACCAATTGTTTTAATCGAATAACCGACCAGCATGGAACGCCGTATCCCAAGGAAACGGTCTGCAACGAACCCTCCGATAATTCCTGCCATGCATGCCAGCGAATTGTAAACATTTAAAAGCTGTGCCGCTTCATTCTGAGAAAAGCCTAGCCCCCCTTGAGAAACAGAGGTGTACAAATAATAAATTAAAATTGCGGTCATCCCGTAGTTGCCGAAAGCCTCCGACAGCGCCATAAACGAAGTCGTAAACATTCCTTTGGGATGCCCTAAAAATCTTTTGTCGTGGGCAAAATCTGGTGTGGTCAATGCTTTGCTTTGTCTTTCCATGATTGGTCTCCTTTCAAATACGGATTCCTGAAATGAACTGGCGCTTCAAAATCTGCCTTTGCTCCTCCTTCCCCCTAATTTTCTTTGTTTTTGTTTTACTAAAATAAATTTCATAAATATAAAATTTTGGAACTTACAAATCCAAAGATACTCCTTCGATTTATTTTAGTCAATCTTCAATATCAACAAATTTATTTGGTCTTTTTATACACATTCATCAGCAGTACTTCTTTTGATTTTTGTTTAAGTTGAAGCTGCTTATTCTGTTCTAAAAGTATGCCAATAAAGTTAATTTTATATCGTTATTTTAAAAATCAAAATAATTAAATCAAAATTAACAATAAATAATAAATTTTATTAGTCAAATATAATAAATAAATTTTAATAAATAAATTTTAAAAATTGTGTCTTAAAATTTCAAAATTGAATAAATAACAACCCAATTAATTCTCCTGTAAAAAAGGATTGACAAAGCAAAGGCCGCATGATAACATCTCTGTATGGATTTTTGAAATTCAAATTTGTAAAAAAATTTATTAAATTTTTTATATATATGAAAATTTCGTTATTATTCGACTGTACCTTTGGAGTAGCATATGATGGATGAAAAAGAACGGTTTGATCTTGTTATTATGATCGGAGAAACCATGGTGGAAAATGGAGGTGAAATCAGCCGTGCCACAGAAGCAATGGAAACTGTAGCCTCTCAGTATGGAGTTCGACAATTTAAAGCATTTGCCATTGCAAACGGAATTTTCGCTTCTGCTCTATCAAAAAGCGGAACCGATTACAGCTGTAAAATTACCTGCGTTCCCATTCGTCCCATTCGCCTGTCCCTTGTGGATGCCCTGAACAATCTTTCTCGTAAGATTTCTGAGAATCGCTGTACGCCGGAAGACGCGCGCAAGGCAGTTGATGAAATCCGGAATCGGCATTTCGCAAACGGATGGAAAACAATTTTATCGGCAGGATTGGGTAGCTTCTGCTTCTGCTATTTATTTTTGGGCAGTATGGGAGATTGTCTGTCCGCTTTCATTGCAGGGGGCTTCGCATATGCTTTTATAAAGCGAATAGCACCAAAATTTACGTCCTCCAGTCTGAGTACTCAAATTATTGGCGCGATGATCGCAGCTCTAATTAACTGCGCGCTGTACTACATAGGACTGGGCAACAATCTCGATCGAATGATTATCGGCTCTATTTTTCCCATGACACCGGGGGTCGCTTTAACAATTTCCATCAGAAATTTTTTAGAGAACGACTATTTAACGGGGCTTGTTCGACTTGTCGATGCGTTGATAACAGCCGGATGCCTTGCAGGAGGAGTTGGGCTTGCCATTCAAAGCTGGAATTTGGTTTTTGGGGGAGCAATATTATGACGATGGTGCAAAGTTTACTTCAGATTGTTGCAGCCATCGTTGGGACATCGGCTTTTGCTGTTTTATTTGAAGTACCCAGAAAACATATTGCTTTTTGTGGATTTACCGGTGGAATTGGCTGGCTAATTTACCTTGCTGCACAAAGTTATTTTCATTCCATTTATGCGGCTACCCTTCTTGCAGCGATTGGACTGGCTGCCTGTTCCCGTGCTTTTGCAACTTTACGAAAAGCCCCATCCGTTATTTTCCTAATTTGTGGAATTTTTACCCTAGTCCCCGGAGCTGGGATTTATTACTTTGCCTACTATATTCTGACGGGGGAAAATACAAAATCAGTTGCAAACGGACTTAGCAGCATCAAAATTATGCTTTTAATTGCGTTAGGAATTATTTTGGCTTACTCTTTACCTTATCAATTATTTGGCTGGAAAAAGGAACCCAAAAAAGACGAAAAGTAAACCCTAATGTAATACTTTTAAAAATGTAAAGAAACAGATTGCCGGCTGACGGAATTAGTTGCTCGGTTCAGACGGATACTCTGATTCAGATATATCAGATACAAAGAAAGGGTGGTTCGATGAAATTAGGATTTATAGGCTCTGGAAATATGGCGAAAGCAATGATGAGGGGAATTATTAAATCAGGATTATTACCTGCTGATGAAATCATGGCCTCAGACCTCTCCGCAGCTAGCTTGGAGGCGACCAAGACATCGCTCAATGTAAACGTAACTAACGATAATTTATCTGTAGCTGCTTGCGATATTGTTGTTCTATCGGTCAAACCACAGTATTATGCCGATGTTATCCATCAAATAGCGCCCTGTGTTAAGGAAAGCACTCTGATTGTCACCATAGCGCCGGGTATGACGATGGAAAAGGTCTGTGGCCTTTTCGGACGCGAAATCAAACTGGTCAGAACAATGCCTAATACTCCTGCCATGGTCGGTGAAGGCATGACCGCCGCCTGTGCCAATCAAAAAGTAACTCCGGAAGAAATGGATTACGTTTGTTCCCTTCTCAAGGGATTTGGAAAATGTGCGGTTGTCTCCGAAAGCATGATGGATGCAGTTGTGGCCATAAGCGGAAGTTCGCCAGCCTATGTGGATATTATGATCGAAGCACTGGCAGACGGAGCGGTAATGGAAGGAATGCCCCGCGCACTCGCTTACCAGTTTGCAGCTCAGGCAGTTTTGGGCAGTGCAAAAATGGTGCTGGAAACAGGGAAACATCCGGCAGAGCTCAAAGATATGGTTTGCTCACCGGCTGGCACAACGATAGAAGCAGTCAGAGTTCTTGAAGAGAAAGGGTTCCGCAGCAGCTTAATCGAAGCAGTCAGTGCCTGTGTGCAAAAAGCGCGCAGCATGTAATCGTCCACTAGGGAAAAGCGTATTTATTCCCTTTTAATGATATAAGCACTTTTCAAAACAAAATAAGCAATTAACAAAAACAGCTATAACAATACCAATAAAAAAGTATTGTTATAGCTGTTTTTTGAATGAATAGTGTCGATTCTAAAAGCCCATTTTAACATTTTATCTATTTGCACGAATCACTCAGTATCCTATGTCCTTATTAACCGCGATGACAACGTAAATAAGTTTACATAATTTATACTGCCAAGTCGGTGGTACTTCTACGATGCCAAGGGCGAAGCACGTTCCCTGTGGCCTTTCAAGGAGATAATATTCCTGGAACCAGTTCCTGCTCAATTTTTATTTTTTAATCTGCAAAGTTAAGAGTTTCCATGTTTAAACGGTAAATTACGTCCTTGCGCTCTACGATAACAACGATCTTCTTCCGAAGAGCGTCGTCCTTCTGGATATGGGCAAGCAATTCCCGAGTCGGATTGACCGCTACAGGATGCCCCACCAATTTCATCATGGCAAAATCGCCATTTGTATCTCCATAAGCATAACTTTCAGAAAGATCGATTCCATACTGCTTTGCCATTTGGAGTACAGCGCATTGCTTACTCTCGGAATCCCACATTGGAATGATTTCACCGCTGTAGCGTCCGTCTGGACCGACTTTGTAAACCGTGCCGCGATAATCATCCATGCCGTACTTTTCGGACATTTCACGTACCAGTTCTACCGGCGAACCTGAAATTGCAATAACCCGGTGTCCATGCTCCCGATGCCAACGAATTCGGTCACGAGTGTAGGTGTAGACACGCTCACCCTTCTGTTCAATCACCCTTTTTGCAATGTACAAAATATGAAAGGAATTTGTATTCTGAACCGTTTCCGAATAAATATCCACCATCTTTTGAAGGTAATCGTCATAATTTCCAACACGTTTATCCCATCTCGTAAATGCGGGTTCAACATCCTCATACCACTTACTGGGATCAATCAGTTCGTATTTGATCATCTTTTTAAACATCTCGCTGATCAGTCCTTCACGGGAAATCGTACCGTCAATGTCAAAAAAAGCTGCCGTCTTTGCCATGGAAATCGCTCTCCTTTCCTCCGCGCGGTCTTCTGTCATGCGGCTAGAATGCGCATCGTGCGGTTTAACCATATTTGGTTTTTAGTATAGAGGATTCCACCCTAAAAGTAAAGTACACCCCCTAACGGTCGCCGGATGACCCGGAAAGGATCAAAAAATCATCCCCTCATATCAACCGGATGGTTGATTTCAAATTCCGGATCGTGCAGTATCATAAAGTCAGGAGATGAACGATATGGAAAAATTATTAGAAATCAATAGCCTTTCAAAAAGCTTTAAAGGGAACCGCGTCCTCGATAATATCAGTTTCTCGATCGAAAAAGGGGAAGTTCTCTGCCTGCTAGGCCCAAACGGTGCCGGAAAAAGCACAACGATTAACATTTTACTTGGATTACTCGGACGTGACAGCGGGACCATCACCTACGATGGAAAGATAATCAACCGCAGCC
This genomic window from Caproicibacterium sp. BJN0003 contains:
- a CDS encoding peptide MFS transporter gives rise to the protein MERQSKALTTPDFAHDKRFLGHPKGMFTTSFMALSEAFGNYGMTAILIYYLYTSVSQGGLGFSQNEAAQLLNVYNSLACMAGIIGGFVADRFLGIRRSMLVGYSIKTIGYLLLAIPAGGKTLYLISQLVLLIASMSMGSSLYALAGKLYGKTDTRRDSGFSIMYIMNNVGAIAPMITGALAMLFNYNVGFLFAGILQGVGLVIYLLTSDKLFGDVGTKPDDPAPANKKKKLLLQFFITLVVLFGTIITLFATGAVSVKVFCNVVSTVSIFIPLAYIAIIMTSKKTTRVEAKRLWPFLWLFACNCFNMMVWFQSTSILAIYADQRVNLQLGPWTMTPASFQTVPAVLAVIFGSVVSWLWTKMGSRQPSTTLKFGVGTVFYGASALFMVIPYTLFPANVKVSPLWLIMFYVLNIWGEAMTSPVGFSTATLLAPTAFTAQMVTVWKLGQSTGAGLSSLAVNFYTPGHEAQYFAIIGGVTALLGISLWIFHKKMQKIIETKEEPIDNVQAG
- a CDS encoding glycyl-radical enzyme activating protein, which produces MNTPCIFNIQKFSIHDGPGIRTTIFFKGCPLRCLWCHNPEGQRYQVEPMLDKDEKKEQIGQYYSIPELVKQVQADQIFYDQSGGGVTLSGGEVMTQDMDYVETLCRELQRVGISVVIDTCGYAPKENFARILPYTDLFLYDLKCIDSLRHEKYVGVPNQLILDNLKYLSDQGARIDLRLILVDGVNTSDELIHGIWQWLQEQAIAVERITLLPYHDFGRDKYKKLGRYCTQNFEKPNEKTVEKIQSFFKSAGYCVNIGG
- the hypD gene encoding trans-4-hydroxy-L-proline dehydratase; its protein translation is MAVTKTNSSVAVAVKPRSDKAERTRRGSTERIRRLRQISVQSKPCISMERAVLLTEAYKKYEGSVSVPVLRGLAFLYIMEHRTLYLEKGSIIVGEKGHKPSAAPTFPELCCHTMQDFDNMNDRKKVFFKVSEEDKRIQREVIIPYWKDRSMMSKINKLLPDEWHKLFDAGLYTEFLMQRGPGHTVADGKIYKKGYADFIDDIQKQIDSLDYNNDLEALHKRDELEGMKLVCEGMIRMGERYAAQAREMAQTEQDPQWKKELLELAEVCDVVPKYAPKTFRQAVQMYWFTHIGVTVEMNNWDAYSPGKLDQHLEPFYKKDIEEGRITRDDAREILESLWIQFNNQPAPPKVGITLKESATYTDFCNINTGALRRDGTTGVSDVSYLILEVMDEMKLLQPSSNVQISKKTPEKFLREAVKISRKGWGQPAFYNSDAIIQELLFLGKTLDDARESGIASGCVETVTAGKEAYVLTGYLNIPKVFELVMNRGFDSYTGKQVALDLGDLRECNSYEEVYRAFYKQLKYVVDVKIAGNNVIERMYMENMPVPLLSVITDDCIKSGKDYNEGGARYNTSYIQCVGIATITDTLAVIKKDVFEDHKFSMDELLKACKADFKGYDDLFDIVYNKTPKYGNDDDYADSILKNVANALQQVIAGRTTPKGSKTVVEFLPTTCHVYFGQVMEASPNGRHAGIPLPDGISPEKGADRNGPTAVIKSCSKIDQLKTGGALLNQKFTPTSIAGEKGIDNVAALIRSYFALDGHHIQFNVIDKETLLDAQKHPEEYENLIVRVAGYSDYFNNLDRALQDEIISRTEQSF
- a CDS encoding amidohydrolase family protein, giving the protein MIIQAKHLVTGDGKTSLQNAAIKIQNGKICDMGPASQVKEQNPGEKVIDYGEATILPGLFDMHEHMGYYFSQPNQQEYDDFLIAYYAQKQASLALSKGVTTVRDLGAAPHGLLKRLRMASQLGYLKAPRIIHADSGICMTGGHGHEDGEEEVDGPWNLRSVIRRQLRDGADWIKILTSNRTDVPEFTQEELNAAVDECHRRNVKTAVHAGTPIAIQMCIDAGFDTIEHGTFMTLAQAEQMVKNGQAWTPTITAYTYLYEFCERQLKENKSNSDNPIAARAMHDIAYFKPAAFAYRDNFKKFYDTGITVLAGTDMVLYGAPPLPIDLELGYMVQYGITPLQAIQTATANPARVLGLSNVTGKLEKGLEADVLVVKGDASVDITALSHVLSVYLGGEKVVENPSIDS
- the pruA gene encoding L-glutamate gamma-semialdehyde dehydrogenase — its product is MKFTFVNEVEKDFALPENKAAMENALKKVKSQEGIRCPLIINGKEIFTDDVITSINPSKKAEVIGYAAKGTTEHANQAVESAVKAFETWKYTSVEQRVSYVQKIIKLFQERRMEINAWMIEESGKNWGEADGEVCEAIDFLNADIKSILELDKGLDVLQSSDEKRVCKYIPIGAGVAVTPWNFPFSLMVGMVGGAIITGNTITMKPASDTPIVAYQFMRILQDSGLPNGVVNFLPGSGSVLGEALVKHPKTRFIDFTGSKEVGLHINQMAAEMSEGQIWIKRVIAEMGGKNGIIVDDSADLDQAAEGIVNSAFSFQGQKCSACSRAIVLDKVYDKLVQKLVEKTSELQQGPGCENMPMGPVISQKAYNGIVKYIEIGKKEGKLVCGGTYDDREGFYIQPTIIKDIKPTDRIAQEEIFGPVLAVIKVSNYEEAMQVANGTMYGLTGAVYSKNKEHLEEAAEKFDVGNLYFNRKCTAAVVQQNPFGGFNMSGTDAKTGTKDYLQNFMQLKSVTEFIG
- a CDS encoding M24 family metallopeptidase; translation: MVEKLLAYMEKNGLDGFFFAKRENVRYISEFTGADSYLFITKEKQYFLTDLRYTEQASIECPNFEIYVWRKPGKSLGDAVEFLSEKHGLKHIGFEADGLNYGQYLEFSKVVKTELVPTTDVVEKMRSIKTPQEIQYQRVACDISCRVFERLLKDIRVGVTEKELAAKLSLYMVLEGADTQPYGNILISGARTSLLHGIPSEKAVEYGDFVLMDFGCQYKGYMSDMTRTVIVGKPDAKQREVYALEKRMVEDALAEMKAGVPVKDVYKASIRAIENTEYLPYHYTGIGHGVGLFVHEMPFMGPNYETVLEEGNVRTIEPGIYIPNWGGVRIEDQILITKDGYENMISTTHELIEL
- a CDS encoding threonine/serine ThrE exporter family protein, with the translated sequence MMDEKERFDLVIMIGETMVENGGEISRATEAMETVASQYGVRQFKAFAIANGIFASALSKSGTDYSCKITCVPIRPIRLSLVDALNNLSRKISENRCTPEDARKAVDEIRNRHFANGWKTILSAGLGSFCFCYLFLGSMGDCLSAFIAGGFAYAFIKRIAPKFTSSSLSTQIIGAMIAALINCALYYIGLGNNLDRMIIGSIFPMTPGVALTISIRNFLENDYLTGLVRLVDALITAGCLAGGVGLAIQSWNLVFGGAIL